In Cytophagales bacterium, the following are encoded in one genomic region:
- a CDS encoding GNAT family N-acetyltransferase, whose amino-acid sequence MIQFQEAKSPEAFQLAVDLFKEYADQIETDLSFQNFDEEMENIEHQYSKPWGTLYLIYQKEALAGCFAIRKFESTICELKRMYLRTSARGSGLGKTMLLEAIEAAKSMQYQKMRLDTLPTMKPAIELYQKVGFYEIDPYRFNPIPDSKFFEIDLEKIVVEK is encoded by the coding sequence ATGATTCAATTTCAAGAGGCTAAATCCCCCGAAGCATTCCAATTGGCAGTAGACCTGTTCAAGGAATATGCCGATCAAATTGAGACGGATCTGTCTTTTCAGAACTTCGATGAGGAAATGGAAAATATTGAACATCAATATTCCAAGCCATGGGGAACACTCTACTTGATCTACCAAAAAGAAGCATTGGCAGGATGCTTTGCGATCAGAAAGTTTGAATCTACCATTTGCGAATTGAAGCGCATGTATTTAAGGACTTCAGCTCGTGGCTCCGGACTTGGTAAAACCATGTTATTGGAAGCGATAGAAGCGGCCAAATCCATGCAATACCAGAAAATGCGCCTGGACACCCTGCCAACCATGAAACCTGCCATTGAATTGTATCAGAAGGTTGGTTTCTATGAAATTGATCCCTATCGGTTCAATCCGATCCCTGATTCAAAGTTTTTTGAGATTGATTTAGAGAAGATTGTAGTAGAGAAGTAG
- a CDS encoding Crp/Fnr family transcriptional regulator, whose translation MSFLSNTLLKYVKAKPGELLEISSYFEVKHLSKKQRLITAGELTNHLALIESGYMRMYRIEDGKETTVWIGGAGKFITSVSSFINQVPGIWNIEAITECQVHVIKRDSHFMLCDRYREWLTFENLLLSKAISALEYRTYELLTLKAEDRYQALFSKHPRLFLDIPARHIASLLSLSEETLSRLRKNHRDLS comes from the coding sequence ATGAGTTTCCTTAGTAATACCTTACTAAAGTATGTTAAGGCTAAGCCCGGGGAGCTGCTTGAAATTTCCTCCTATTTTGAAGTAAAACACCTCTCCAAAAAACAACGCCTCATTACTGCTGGTGAACTCACCAATCATCTCGCATTGATTGAGTCCGGCTACATGCGTATGTATCGAATAGAAGATGGTAAGGAAACCACGGTTTGGATTGGAGGAGCTGGTAAATTCATCACTTCTGTGTCCAGTTTCATCAATCAAGTACCCGGGATTTGGAACATAGAGGCCATTACGGAATGTCAGGTACATGTCATCAAAAGGGACAGTCATTTCATGCTGTGTGATCGATACCGAGAATGGTTGACCTTCGAAAACTTACTATTATCAAAAGCAATCAGTGCACTGGAATACCGTACATACGAATTGCTCACCTTGAAAGCTGAAGATCGGTATCAGGCACTCTTTTCCAAACACCCCAGGCTTTTTCTAGACATTCCTGCCAGGCACATTGCATCATTATTGAGCCTTTCAGAGGAAACACTAAGCCGACTTAGGAAAAACCATCGTGATCTTTCTTGA